The following proteins are co-located in the Heliorestis convoluta genome:
- the atpD gene encoding F0F1 ATP synthase subunit beta — MNFGKVVQVIGPVVDVQFLPGQLPEIYNAIKISSADQDNWEGIEINLTLEAAQHLGNNTVRCVAMSSTDGLVRGMKALDTGAAISVPVGRPTLGRMFNVLGNPIDEKPAPKAEENWPIHRPAPSFEDLEPSTTVLETGIKVVDLLAPYAKGGKIGLFGGAGVGKTVLIMELINNVAKAHSGFSVFAGVGERTREGNDLYHEMKDSGVLDNVAMVFGQMNEPPGARQRVALTGLVMAEYFRDREGQDVLLFVDNIFRFTQAGSEVSALLGRMPSAVGYQPTLATEMGQLQERITTTKNGSITSVQAVYVPADDLTDPAPANTFAHLDATTVLSRSIAELGIYPAVDPLDSTSRLLDPNIIGEEHYNVARGVQKLLQRYKELQDIIAILGMDELSDEDKLVVARARKVQRFLSQPFHVAEVFTGSPGKFVPLKDSIKGFKEIIEGKHDDLPEGAFYMVGTIEEAFEKAKKMEA, encoded by the coding sequence ATGAACTTCGGTAAAGTGGTTCAGGTCATTGGACCGGTTGTGGACGTGCAGTTCCTCCCTGGTCAATTGCCTGAAATCTATAACGCCATCAAAATCTCCTCTGCCGATCAGGACAACTGGGAAGGCATTGAGATCAATTTGACTTTAGAAGCCGCACAACACTTAGGGAACAACACCGTTCGTTGTGTCGCCATGTCCTCCACTGACGGTCTAGTCAGAGGCATGAAAGCATTAGATACTGGCGCTGCCATCTCCGTTCCCGTTGGTCGCCCAACCTTGGGTCGTATGTTTAACGTATTGGGTAACCCCATTGACGAAAAGCCAGCGCCCAAGGCTGAAGAAAACTGGCCCATTCACCGTCCTGCTCCAAGCTTCGAAGACCTCGAGCCATCTACCACGGTTTTGGAAACAGGTATTAAAGTCGTTGACTTGCTCGCGCCTTACGCCAAAGGTGGTAAGATCGGTCTCTTCGGTGGTGCCGGTGTTGGTAAGACCGTTTTGATCATGGAATTGATCAACAACGTCGCCAAAGCCCACTCCGGATTCTCCGTCTTCGCCGGTGTTGGTGAGCGTACACGGGAAGGTAATGACCTCTATCATGAAATGAAAGACTCCGGCGTATTAGACAACGTCGCCATGGTCTTCGGTCAGATGAACGAACCACCCGGTGCTCGTCAGCGGGTTGCTCTAACGGGCCTTGTCATGGCTGAATACTTCCGTGATCGCGAAGGCCAAGACGTTCTTCTCTTCGTCGATAACATCTTCCGTTTCACCCAGGCCGGTTCTGAGGTTTCGGCTCTCTTAGGTCGTATGCCCTCTGCCGTTGGTTACCAGCCTACACTTGCTACAGAGATGGGTCAGCTCCAGGAACGGATTACAACCACGAAGAACGGATCGATTACCTCCGTTCAGGCTGTATACGTACCTGCCGATGACTTGACAGACCCCGCTCCAGCGAACACCTTTGCTCACTTGGATGCGACCACCGTTCTGTCTCGTTCCATCGCCGAGCTTGGTATCTACCCAGCGGTGGATCCACTCGACTCCACATCTCGTCTTCTAGACCCCAACATCATTGGGGAAGAGCACTATAACGTTGCTCGTGGCGTACAGAAGCTCTTGCAGCGCTACAAAGAACTGCAAGACATCATCGCCATCCTCGGTATGGACGAGCTCTCCGACGAAGATAAACTCGTTGTTGCTAGAGCCCGGAAAGTACAGCGCTTCTTATCTCAGCCATTCCACGTTGCAGAAGTATTTACCGGATCACCTGGTAAATTTGTACCTCTTAAAGACTCCATCAAAGGCTTCAAAGAAATCATCGAAGGTAAGCATGATGATTTACCAGAAGGTGCTTTCTACATGGTTGGTACCATTGAAGAAGCCTTCGAAAAAGCCAAGAAGATGGAAGCCTAA
- a CDS encoding F0F1 ATP synthase subunit epsilon, producing the protein MANKTYQLEVVTPERVVVTEEVEFTSAPGIEGSLGILADHAPMLTALTIGLLEYEAGSKKEKLTLTGGFMEVSGDKVTILANAAERSVEIDITRAEAARRRAEQRMESAPMSNEDLDLARAELALKRAILRLEVAKDKNYDA; encoded by the coding sequence ATGGCCAATAAGACCTACCAACTCGAGGTTGTCACACCCGAGCGGGTTGTTGTCACCGAGGAAGTGGAATTCACCTCTGCTCCCGGCATCGAGGGCAGCCTCGGCATACTGGCCGACCATGCCCCTATGCTTACGGCACTTACCATAGGCTTACTCGAATACGAAGCAGGCTCCAAAAAAGAAAAGCTCACCCTCACCGGTGGCTTCATGGAAGTATCCGGTGACAAAGTGACCATTCTAGCCAACGCCGCTGAAAGGTCCGTCGAGATCGACATCACACGTGCCGAAGCCGCTCGCCGCCGCGCCGAGCAACGCATGGAAAGCGCACCGATGAGCAACGAAGACCTCGACCTAGCCCGCGCCGAACTGGCCCTAAAAAGAGCCATCCTTCGACTCGAAGTAGCCAAAGACAAAAACTACGACGCCTAA
- a CDS encoding B12-binding domain-containing radical SAM protein → MKSYKILLIGLYNNKALGVRYLSSVLQQKGYEVDIIYFKDFNSLNASSPTEREYHLLLEQIKKSSPDMIGLSVMSSFYIEVAKEMSKRMRQAFPDTPFVWGGVYATLIPDESLNHCDYLMRGECEEAIIELVEAFQGKRPLTSVANLTYRDKSQKDEPIIINELQPLHVHLDTIPFPDMGGNNMAHITGDKVHCGDPLINSISYELSASRGCPYVCSYCSSLNMKRLYKGKGPFVRQRSVENTMAELRMARSKMKNLRMVWFWDEIFADDEEWVQEFVTAYKKEINLPFNIWGHPLKIKKKIMDMLVDAGLHQIVVGLQHGSPRIRKEIYFRPETDEQIIEMSRVLSEAKVPEVIFDLILDSPFESVEDLEMTYHLCMKLHKPFKLQMHGLHFLPGTDIEKVAVKKGVLTWEELKDQQNRPIEEQYRSFLWWTHTGSHEDRERAYWKIMIYLTQFGWTSRMMPLFQKDLFKRKPELMNILRTSANGWNLMRRASRKALMKLGLT, encoded by the coding sequence GTGAAAAGCTACAAAATCCTCCTTATCGGTCTCTACAACAACAAAGCCCTCGGCGTTCGCTACCTCTCCTCGGTCCTTCAGCAAAAAGGCTACGAAGTCGACATCATCTACTTCAAAGACTTCAACAGTCTCAACGCCTCTAGCCCCACCGAACGAGAGTATCACCTGCTCCTCGAACAAATCAAAAAATCATCGCCAGACATGATTGGACTTAGCGTCATGTCTTCCTTTTATATAGAAGTAGCCAAAGAAATGTCCAAGCGCATGCGCCAGGCTTTCCCCGACACACCTTTTGTCTGGGGCGGCGTCTACGCCACCTTAATCCCGGACGAAAGCCTCAACCACTGCGATTATCTCATGCGCGGTGAATGCGAAGAAGCCATCATTGAACTCGTCGAAGCTTTTCAAGGGAAACGTCCCCTTACCAGCGTTGCCAACCTTACCTATCGAGACAAAAGTCAAAAAGACGAACCCATCATCATTAACGAACTACAACCTTTGCACGTCCATCTCGACACCATTCCTTTTCCCGACATGGGCGGCAACAACATGGCACACATCACCGGCGACAAAGTTCACTGCGGAGATCCCCTAATCAACAGCATCTCCTACGAACTCAGCGCCTCGCGAGGCTGCCCCTACGTCTGCTCCTACTGTAGCAGCCTGAACATGAAGCGCCTCTACAAAGGCAAAGGCCCCTTCGTTCGACAGCGTTCCGTAGAAAACACCATGGCAGAACTGCGCATGGCTCGCAGCAAAATGAAAAACCTGCGCATGGTCTGGTTCTGGGACGAAATCTTTGCCGACGACGAAGAATGGGTTCAAGAATTCGTCACAGCCTACAAAAAAGAAATTAATTTGCCCTTTAACATATGGGGTCACCCCTTAAAAATCAAGAAAAAAATCATGGACATGCTCGTAGATGCCGGACTACACCAGATCGTCGTCGGTTTACAGCATGGTTCGCCACGCATCCGCAAAGAAATCTACTTCCGACCCGAAACAGACGAACAAATCATCGAGATGAGTCGCGTCCTCTCAGAAGCCAAAGTGCCAGAAGTCATCTTCGACCTCATCCTCGACAGCCCTTTTGAATCCGTAGAAGACCTCGAAATGACCTACCACCTCTGCATGAAGCTACACAAACCTTTCAAACTACAAATGCACGGCCTCCACTTCCTACCCGGCACCGATATCGAAAAAGTAGCCGTAAAAAAAGGCGTCCTCACCTGGGAAGAACTCAAAGATCAACAAAACAGACCCATCGAAGAACAATACCGATCCTTCCTCTGGTGGACCCACACAGGCTCCCACGAAGACCGCGAAAGAGCCTACTGGAAAATCATGATCTACCTCACCCAATTTGGCTGGACATCTCGCATGATGCCCCTTTTCCAAAAAGACCTATTCAAAAGAAAGCCAGAACTCATGAACATCCTTCGCACCTCCGCCAACGGTTGGAATCTTATGCGCCGCGCCAGTCGCAAAGCACTGATGAAACTTGGCTTAACCTAA
- a CDS encoding MTH1187 family thiamine-binding protein has translation MPVIAEVTIVPLGTKSPSLSPYVAACHRILQEATDIRYQLTPMSTIIEGELPRILEIVQKMHQVPFDEGAQRVSTTIRIDDRRDKSNTMEGKVNSVILAIGTK, from the coding sequence TTGCCCGTGATCGCAGAAGTCACCATCGTTCCCCTAGGCACAAAAAGCCCAAGCCTAAGCCCCTACGTAGCTGCCTGCCATCGTATACTGCAAGAAGCAACGGACATACGCTATCAACTCACACCCATGTCCACCATTATAGAAGGCGAACTTCCTCGAATCCTAGAAATCGTCCAGAAAATGCACCAAGTTCCCTTTGACGAAGGTGCCCAACGAGTCTCCACAACCATACGCATCGACGACCGCAGAGACAAATCCAACACCATGGAAGGAAAAGTAAACTCTGTAATCCTTGCCATCGGTACCAAATAG
- a CDS encoding YwmB family TATA-box binding protein, with amino-acid sequence MLRIITIMTLQTLFLLLLVFFLLFRNDGESVRWLLHQVPQAKQTIGLYVDHMKEIPGNLTGKIYSRHLDPFEIVEGDAQPSLLQDPSGALDQGSDFFYNAFDIPNPTAATTEKSRIDPMIVEKMHTAMEKSAILATEGQLSLWLPLNGGPFDRQLNSASERSMAAEAYLYQLYHELTGRLSAQAPEVKIQEEHLYGQIRDQQLDGSYVELTLQMQGNQGHLSLYIRQPMPEFANNNWFQQLNKLVERSDRIEYTITLQGQRTGKLTAEEQEKTILQLFDHLHATKVETPGQRNLLSAQSPILPPGLFIGGQEINLQALARYHGIDNKTHFFLSYPLVMQET; translated from the coding sequence ATGCTTCGAATTATAACCATCATGACCCTGCAGACACTATTTCTACTGCTACTCGTCTTTTTTCTCCTTTTTAGAAATGATGGCGAAAGCGTACGCTGGTTACTGCACCAGGTCCCACAAGCCAAACAAACTATCGGTCTCTACGTAGACCACATGAAGGAAATTCCTGGAAACCTAACCGGAAAAATATACAGTCGCCATCTCGATCCTTTTGAAATCGTAGAAGGCGACGCACAACCCAGCCTCCTACAAGATCCCAGCGGTGCTCTCGACCAAGGCAGCGACTTTTTTTACAATGCCTTCGATATACCCAACCCCACCGCTGCAACCACAGAAAAGAGTCGCATCGACCCCATGATTGTCGAGAAAATGCATACTGCTATGGAAAAATCAGCCATCCTAGCCACCGAAGGCCAGCTCAGTCTCTGGCTGCCTCTTAACGGAGGACCCTTTGATCGACAACTTAACAGCGCCAGTGAACGCTCTATGGCCGCAGAAGCCTACCTGTATCAACTCTACCACGAGCTCACAGGCCGACTCAGTGCGCAAGCACCAGAAGTCAAAATCCAAGAAGAACATCTATATGGACAGATACGAGATCAGCAATTGGACGGATCCTACGTCGAACTAACCTTGCAAATGCAAGGCAACCAGGGCCACCTTTCCCTGTACATTCGACAGCCCATGCCAGAATTCGCCAACAACAACTGGTTTCAACAACTGAACAAACTGGTCGAACGGAGCGACCGCATCGAATACACCATTACCTTACAAGGTCAGCGGACAGGAAAACTCACAGCAGAAGAACAAGAAAAAACAATCCTACAACTTTTCGACCATCTTCACGCAACAAAAGTCGAAACGCCAGGCCAGAGAAATCTCCTCAGTGCCCAATCACCCATACTCCCCCCAGGCCTATTCATTGGTGGGCAAGAAATCAACCTCCAAGCCCTCGCTCGTTACCACGGCATCGACAATAAAACCCACTTCTTTCTATCCTACCCCTTAGTCATGCAAGAGACCTAA
- the murA gene encoding UDP-N-acetylglucosamine 1-carboxyvinyltransferase: MEEKIIVTGGKPLQGRIKVSNAKNAVLPILIASLLGEGESKILEVPHLTDVDTTCAVLQHLGQEVARENGNIIIRSAKPTSFEAPYQYVRRMRASFLLIGPLLTRYGQAKIPLPGGCAIGSRPINLHLKGLEAMGAKVNLEHGHVEAHCQRLQGARIYLDFPSVGATENLIMAAALAKGQTIIENAAEEPEIVDLANYLNAMGAKVKGAGTTVIKIEGVKELQGTTHTPIPDRIEAGSYMVAAAATRSDLTIDNVIAEHLKPVIAKLKEMGIPIEEGESSIRIRPYQEEIKAVDIKTLPYPGFPTDMQAQMMALNCICKGTGVITETVFENRFMHVDELKRMGAKIKVESRSAIIEGVKNLSGAPVKATDLRAGAALIIAALSTEASTEIGALEHIDRGYDNIVGKLQQAGARIERTNGNGG; encoded by the coding sequence ATGGAAGAAAAAATTATCGTCACCGGAGGAAAGCCTCTACAAGGCCGGATCAAAGTCAGTAACGCCAAAAACGCGGTCCTTCCCATCCTCATCGCCTCTCTTCTCGGTGAAGGTGAATCAAAAATCCTAGAAGTCCCACACCTAACCGATGTTGACACCACCTGTGCAGTTTTACAACATCTAGGACAAGAAGTAGCCCGTGAAAACGGCAATATTATCATACGCAGCGCCAAACCAACCAGTTTTGAAGCACCTTACCAGTATGTCAGGCGCATGAGAGCCTCCTTCTTGCTCATCGGACCTTTGCTCACCCGTTATGGACAAGCCAAAATCCCCCTGCCTGGCGGCTGTGCCATCGGCTCAAGACCGATTAACCTACATCTCAAAGGACTCGAAGCCATGGGAGCGAAAGTCAATCTCGAACATGGCCACGTAGAAGCCCACTGTCAAAGACTGCAGGGCGCCCGCATCTACCTAGACTTTCCCTCCGTCGGCGCCACCGAAAACCTGATCATGGCCGCTGCCTTAGCCAAAGGCCAAACCATCATCGAAAATGCCGCCGAAGAACCGGAAATCGTTGACCTTGCCAACTACCTCAACGCCATGGGTGCCAAAGTCAAAGGCGCCGGCACAACAGTTATCAAAATCGAAGGCGTCAAAGAACTACAAGGCACGACCCACACCCCCATCCCTGACCGCATCGAAGCGGGCTCTTACATGGTAGCCGCTGCCGCCACACGCAGCGACCTGACCATCGACAACGTCATCGCCGAACACCTCAAGCCCGTCATCGCCAAGCTCAAAGAAATGGGCATCCCCATAGAAGAAGGAGAAAGCTCCATCCGCATCCGTCCCTACCAAGAAGAGATCAAAGCCGTCGATATTAAAACCCTCCCATACCCCGGTTTTCCCACAGACATGCAAGCCCAGATGATGGCCCTCAACTGCATCTGCAAAGGCACCGGCGTCATTACCGAAACAGTCTTTGAAAACCGCTTCATGCACGTCGACGAACTCAAGCGGATGGGAGCCAAAATCAAAGTCGAAAGCCGCAGCGCCATCATAGAAGGCGTCAAAAACCTCTCCGGCGCCCCCGTCAAAGCCACAGACCTCCGCGCCGGCGCCGCCCTCATCATCGCCGCCCTCAGCACCGAAGCCTCCACCGAAATCGGCGCCCTCGAACACATCGACCGCGGCTACGACAACATCGTCGGCAAACTCCAACAAGCCGGCGCCAGAATCGAGAGAACGAATGGGAACGGGGGATAA